Proteins encoded within one genomic window of Macrotis lagotis isolate mMagLag1 chromosome 3, bilby.v1.9.chrom.fasta, whole genome shotgun sequence:
- the LOC141519688 gene encoding vomeronasal type-1 receptor 1-like, giving the protein MKILGIVYLVQVIIGVAGNIFLIYHYCFHFIIQNNPRRINFILIQLTFANAMFLLFRGIPTAIFSLGIKSFLNDAVCKILTYPQRVLRGLSLCSTCLLSGFQAIAISPNSPKWAVLKVKSSKGIIPCCFICWIINLLMDLAISIYAIGPKNNTKTKGRNKLDYCTLDPYALNSLKLQLWKSFYDSVLVALMAITSGYMVFLLYYHHKRVHHIHSTSLSPRISPETRAIKVILLLVGTFFFFNFICSIITIYTNHAQVTGPWMFYVPMLFSMGFQTTSPFVLISSEKWGAWEFCCFLQKMKD; this is encoded by the coding sequence ATGAAAATCCTTGGGATTGTCTACTTGGTGCAGGTTATAATTGGAGTTGCAGGaaacattttcctcatttaccaTTACTGTTTTCACTTCATCATTCAGAATAATCCCAGACGTATAAACTTTATTCTCATCCAACTAACCTTTGCCAATGCTATGTTTCTACTTTTTAGGGGAATCCCCACAGCAATATTTTCTTTGGGGATTAAATCTTTTCTGAATGATGCTGTGTGTAAAATCCTAACTTACCCACAGAGAGTATTACGGGGCCTTTCCCTCTGCAGTACCTGCCTCCTTAGTGGCTTCCAGGCCATTGCCATCAGCCCCAACAGCCCAAAGTGGGCAGTCCTCAAAGTTAAATCCTCAAAGGGCATCATTCCCTGCTGTTTTATCTGCTGGATTATCAATCTATTAATGGACCTTGCCATTTCTATTTATGCTATTGGTCCAAAGAATAACACAAAGACTAAAGGGAGAAACAAACTAGACTACTGTACTCTTGACCCCTATGCCTTAAATTCACTAAAACTTCAACTCTGGAAGTCTTTTTATGATTCCGTGCTTGTGGCTTTAATGGCTATCACTAGTGGATACATGGTGTTTCTCCTGTACTACCACCACAAGCGAGTCCACCATATTCATAGCACCAGCCTCTCCCCCAGAATCTCCCCTGAGACCAGAGCTATTAAAGTCATTCTGCTGCTGGTGggcacatttttcttcttcaactttATATGCTCTATCATTACCATTTATACAAACCATGCTCAAGTAACTGGACCCTGGATGTTCTATGTCCCTATGCTTTTTTCTATGGGTTTTCAAACAACCAGTCCTTTTGTTTTAATCAGTAGTGAAAAGTGGGGTGCCTGGGAATTCTGTTgctttcttcaaaaaatgaaagactaA